Proteins encoded together in one Lathyrus oleraceus cultivar Zhongwan6 chromosome 5, CAAS_Psat_ZW6_1.0, whole genome shotgun sequence window:
- the LOC127083393 gene encoding pentatricopeptide repeat-containing protein At3g02650, mitochondrial: protein MWRSILARQRCAILRNYNAAYVSPIQVPLSNFAINPTQSTVSSSLGSPQISHFPNVISNPRFFSQQIAAENEVPGDSHSSQNEDGTLHLVNDDVSVQNDENSSVEVDEEEETEAFQIDDEKLEKVVSLLQSSADGSFESSLDNMNLTIRQDFVIKAIESIETVVGENLVRFFKWAWSENSLVLTTQVLESFVITICNSGSSLRDRDIYSLWDLVKEIGEKENGVVNVTILNELVSSFSKLGKGKAALGAFEKFEGFQCVPDADTYYFTIEALSRRSDFDLAWSVCQKMLDAQRIPNGEKIGRILSWLCKGEKAKEAHTVYMAAIENKRYPPLSSVNFLASRLCHKNETVPLALEVLNDIPVERRKRAIKPFSAVVRALCRVKDVDAAKQLVLKMIADGPLPGNAVFNYVITGYSKAGEIGQAVEILRLLESRGLKPDVYSYSVIASAYSNGGEMEQARKILEEAKKNHLKLSPVMYHTLIRGYCKLEQFDEALKLLSEMKDFGVRASVDEYEKLIQSLCLKALDWERAEKLQEEMKEKGLYLKGITRALVRAVKETEKEAVEAQSGSLVA, encoded by the coding sequence ATGTGGAGGTCAATACTCGCAAGACAAAGATGCGCTATTCTTCGCAACTACAACGCTGCATACGTCTCACCAATTCAGGTTCCTCTCTCTAATTTCGCAATAAACCCCACACAATCAACTGTTTCTTCTTCCTTAGGTTCTCCTCAAATTTCACATTTTCCCAACGTTATTAGCAATCCTAGGTTCTTCTCTCAACAAATCGCCGCTGAAAATGAGGTTCCCGGCGATTCTCATTCTTCACAAAACGAAGATGGTACTCTTCATCTCGTGAATGATGATGTCAGTGTTCAGAATGATGAAAACAGTTCTGTAGAAGTAGATGAAGAAGAGGAAACGGAAGCTTTCCAGATTGATGACGAAAAATTGGAGAAAGTTGTTTCTCTTCTGCAGAGTAGTGCTGATGGGTCGTTTGAGTCTTCTCTTGATAACATGAATTTGACTATACGTCAAGATTTTGTTATCAAAGCAATTGAATCAATCGAAACTGTTGTGGGTGAGAATCTTGTGAGGTTTTTCAAATGGGCTTGGAGTGAGAATTCGCTTGTGCTAACCACACAAGTTCTAGAATCTTTTGTTATCACAATTTGCAACAGTGGTAGTTCATTAAGGGATAGAGACATATACTCTCTGTGGGATTTAGTGAAGGAAATTGGGGAGAAAGAAAATGGGGTTGTCAATGTAACCATTCTTAATGAGTTAGTGAGTTCATTCTCAAAATTGGGGAAAGGGAAAGCTGCACTAGGGGCATTTGAAAAATTTGAGGGGTTTCAGTGTGTACCGGATGCAGACACTTATTATTTTACAATTGAAGCTCTTTCTAGGAGATCGGACTTTGATTTGGCTTGGTCTGTGTGTCAGAAGATGCTTGATGCACAGAGGATTCCCAACGGTGAAAAAATAGGTAGAATATTGTCTTGGTTGTGTAAGGGTGAAAAGGCTAAAGAAGCTCATACAGTGTATATGGCAGCAATAGAGAACAAGAGGTATCCACCTTTGTCTTCTGTTAACTTTTTGGCTTCTCGTCTATGTCATAAAAATGAAACTGTACCACTGGCTTTGGAGGTGTTGAATGATATCCCTGTTGAGAGGAGGAAACGGGCAATCAAGCCGTTTTCGGCTGTTGTTCGAGCCTTGTGTAGGGTTAAAGATGTTGATGCGGCCAAGCAGttggttttgaaaatgattgcCGATGGTCCACTTCCTGGAAATGCTGTTTTCAATTATGTCATTACTGGTTACTCTAAAGCTGGGGAAATCGGCCAAGCTGTGGAGATTTTGAGGCTACTTGAAAGTAGGGGTTTGAAACCAGATGTGTACTCATACTCTGTTATTGCTAGTGCTTATTCGAATGGAGGCGAGATGGAACAGGCTAGGAAGATCTTGGAAGAAGCTAAAAAGAATCATTTAAAATTGAGCCCTGTAATGTATCACACTCTAATCCGTGGATATTGCAAATTGGAACAATTTGATGAGGCTTTGAAGTTGTTGTCCGAGATGAAGGATTTTGGTGTACGTGCTTCTGTCGATGAATACGAAAAGCTGATCCAGTCTCTCTGCTTGAAGGCTTTGGATTGGGAAAGAGCAGAAAAGCTGCAAGAAGAAATGAAAGAAAAAGGTTTATATCTCAAGGGCATCACTAGAGCCCTAGTTCGAGCTGTCAAGGAAACGGAAAAGGAGGCTGTGGAGGCTCAAAGCGGTAGTTTAGTGGCCTAA